A single region of the Zonotrichia albicollis isolate bZonAlb1 chromosome 16, bZonAlb1.hap1, whole genome shotgun sequence genome encodes:
- the LUC7L gene encoding putative RNA-binding protein Luc7-like 1 isoform X4, producing MDLGECTKIHDLALRADYEIASKERDLFFELDAMDHLESFIAECDRRTELAKKRLAETQEEISAEVSAKAEKVHELNEDIGKLLAKAEQLGAEGNVDESQKILMEVEKVRAKKKEAEEEYRNSMPASSFQQQKLRVCEVCSAYLGLHDNDRRLADHFGGKLHLGFIQIREKLDQLRKTVAEKQEKRNQDRLRRREEREREERMGRRSGSRNRDRRRSRSRERRRRRSRSASRERRKSRSRSRDRHRRHRSRSRSHSRGHRRGSRDRSSKHKSSRDRSSREKSRDRERKEKSSSERRHESTNGKSRSKRSEEREAGEI from the exons ATGGACCTGGGAGAATGTACAAAGATCCATGACTTGGCTCTGAGAGCAGATTATGAGATTGCAAGTAAAGAGAGAGACCTGTTTTTTGAGCTGGAT GCCATGGATCACCTGGAATCCTTCATTGCAGAGTGTGACAGGAGAACAGAACTGGCCAAGAAACGCCTGGCTGAGACACAGGAGGAGATCAGTGCTGAAGTGTCTGCAAAG GCAGAGAAAGTCCATGAGCTGAATGAAGATATTGGAAAACTCCTAGctaaagcagagcagctgggagctgaagGAAATGTTGATGAGTCTCAGAAGATCCTGATGGAAGTGGAGAAAGTCCGGGCAAAAAAGAAAGAGGCAGAG GAAGAATACAGAAATTCAATGCCTGCATCCAgtttccagcagcagaagctgcGTGTGTGTGAAGTCTGTTCAGCATATCTGGGTCTCCATGACAACGACCGGCGTCTTGCTGACCACTTTGGAGGCAAATTACACTTGGGTTTCATTCAGATTCGTGAGAAACTGGATCAGCTGAGG aAAACAGTGGCAGAAAAGCAAGAGAAGAGAAACCAGGATCGTTTGAGacggagagaggagagagaacgAGAGGAGAGGATGGGCAGACG GTCTGGATCAAGAAATAGAGATCGTCGAAG ATCCCGGTCCCGCGAGCGGAGGCGGAGACGCTCCAGATCAGCCTCCCGGGAGCGGCGGAAGTCGCGCTCGCGCTCCCGGGACCGACACCGACGCCACCGGAGCCGCTCCCGCAGCCACAGCAGAGGGCACCGCCGGGGCTCCAGAGACAGGAGCTCAAAACACAA ATCTTCTAGAGATCGATCTTCAAGAGAAAAGTCCCGAGacagagagaggaaagagaagagCTCTTCTGAGAGGAGGCACGAGAGCACAAATGGCAAATCTCGTTCCAAGAGGTCAGAAGAGAGAGAAGCTGGCGAGATCTGA
- the LUC7L gene encoding putative RNA-binding protein Luc7-like 1 isoform X2: MQMGDETRQRVKFTDDRVCKSHLLDCCPHDILAGTRMDLGECTKIHDLALRADYEIASKERDLFFELDAMDHLESFIAECDRRTELAKKRLAETQEEISAEVSAKAEKVHELNEDIGKLLAKAEQLGAEGNVDESQKILMEVEKVRAKKKEAEEEYRNSMPASSFQQQKLRVCEVCSAYLGLHDNDRRLADHFGGKLHLGFIQIREKLDQLRKTVAEKQEKRNQDRLRRREEREREERMGRRSGSRNRDRRRSRSRERRRRRSRSASRERRKSRSRSRDRHRRHRSRSRSHSRGHRRGSRDRSSKHKSSRDRSSREKSRDRERKEKSSSERRHESTNGKSRSKRSEEREAGEI, translated from the exons AGAATGGACCTGGGAGAATGTACAAAGATCCATGACTTGGCTCTGAGAGCAGATTATGAGATTGCAAGTAAAGAGAGAGACCTGTTTTTTGAGCTGGAT GCCATGGATCACCTGGAATCCTTCATTGCAGAGTGTGACAGGAGAACAGAACTGGCCAAGAAACGCCTGGCTGAGACACAGGAGGAGATCAGTGCTGAAGTGTCTGCAAAG GCAGAGAAAGTCCATGAGCTGAATGAAGATATTGGAAAACTCCTAGctaaagcagagcagctgggagctgaagGAAATGTTGATGAGTCTCAGAAGATCCTGATGGAAGTGGAGAAAGTCCGGGCAAAAAAGAAAGAGGCAGAG GAAGAATACAGAAATTCAATGCCTGCATCCAgtttccagcagcagaagctgcGTGTGTGTGAAGTCTGTTCAGCATATCTGGGTCTCCATGACAACGACCGGCGTCTTGCTGACCACTTTGGAGGCAAATTACACTTGGGTTTCATTCAGATTCGTGAGAAACTGGATCAGCTGAGG aAAACAGTGGCAGAAAAGCAAGAGAAGAGAAACCAGGATCGTTTGAGacggagagaggagagagaacgAGAGGAGAGGATGGGCAGACG GTCTGGATCAAGAAATAGAGATCGTCGAAG ATCCCGGTCCCGCGAGCGGAGGCGGAGACGCTCCAGATCAGCCTCCCGGGAGCGGCGGAAGTCGCGCTCGCGCTCCCGGGACCGACACCGACGCCACCGGAGCCGCTCCCGCAGCCACAGCAGAGGGCACCGCCGGGGCTCCAGAGACAGGAGCTCAAAACACAA ATCTTCTAGAGATCGATCTTCAAGAGAAAAGTCCCGAGacagagagaggaaagagaagagCTCTTCTGAGAGGAGGCACGAGAGCACAAATGGCAAATCTCGTTCCAAGAGGTCAGAAGAGAGAGAAGCTGGCGAGATCTGA